In Sceloporus undulatus isolate JIND9_A2432 ecotype Alabama chromosome 7, SceUnd_v1.1, whole genome shotgun sequence, one DNA window encodes the following:
- the CYSLTR1 gene encoding cysteinyl leukotriene receptor 1, with product MAPSGNMTSNLTCNATIDEFRSQVYPITYSVISVLGFVENGFVLCVLIRTYHEKTAFQIYMFNLAISDLLFVCTLPLRVVYYVHRGNWFFGDFLCRISSYAMYVNLYSSILFMTAMSFFRCIAIVFPIRNIHFITERKALLLSIAIWIFVTLTTSPFLMRGSYPDSKTNKSKCFEPPQMEQMLKLVVLHYIALFVGFIFPFATIVVCYTMIIRTLLKNPLHKSAGSHKKAVWMMVIVTIVFLLSFTPYHVQRTVHIHFMMRKDASCEDKLYMQKSVVITLSLAAFNCCFDPLLYFFSGGNFRKRLSTFRKASTSSVLQPQKKNMSLKPLKEEMVHEKSPEDMERYPLSFEEAVTIRDEIAS from the coding sequence ATGGCTCCCAGTGGAAATATGACATCCAATCTAACATGCAATGCCACCATCGATGAGTTCAGAAGTCAAGTGTACCCCATAACCTACTCTGTGATCTCTGTACTGGGTTTTGTCGAAAATGGCTTTGTGTTGTGTGTTCTTATAAGGACGTACCATGAGAAGACGGCGTTCCAGATATACATGTTCAATCTTGCTATTTCAGACCTGCTGTTTGTATGCACGCTCCCTCTTCGGGTAGTATACTATGTCCATAGAGGCAACTGGTTCTTTGGTGACTTCTTATGCCGGATCAGTTCATATGCGATGTACGTCAACTTGTACAGTAGCATCCTCTTCATGACAGCCATGAGCTTCTTCCGCTGcattgccattgttttcccaatCCGCAACATCCATTTCATAACAGAGAGAAAAGCCTTATTGCTCTCCATTGCGATTTGGATCTTTGTGACGTTGACAACCTCACCATTTTTGATGAGAGGCTCATACCCCGACAGTAAGACAAACAAGAGTAAATGCTTTGAGCCTCCGCAGATGGAGCAGATGTTAAAATTAGTGGTCCTGCATTACATTGCAttgtttgttggttttattttcccttttgccACTATTGTTGTCTGCTATACCATGATCATAAGGACCTTGctgaaaaatccattgcacaagAGTGCAGGATCACATAAAAAAGCTGTCTGGATGATGGTCATTGTGACCATTGTGTTCTTGTTGAGCTTCACTCCATATCATGTCCAGCGCACCGTACACATCCATTTTATGATGAGAAAGGATGCCAGTTGTGAGGATAAGCTCTACATGCAGAAATCCGTGGTGATAACCCTTTCCCTTGCAGCTTTCAATTGTTGCTTTGATCCACTTCTCTATTTCTTCTCTGGAGGCAACTTTCGGAAGAGGCTTTCTACGTTCCGAAAGGCTTCTACTTCCAGTGTGTTACAGCCACAGAAGAAGAACATGTCCTTAAAGCCCTTAAAGGAGGAAATGGTTCATGAAAAATCACCAGAAGATATGGAACGATATCCTCTCTCCTTTGAAGAAGCTGTCACAATTCGAGATGAGATAGCAAGTTAG